From Pseudonocardia autotrophica, one genomic window encodes:
- a CDS encoding TetR/AcrR family transcriptional regulator, producing the protein MPVEPRRPRAHRPAAERREQLLDAAVEVMRVGGIGAATTRAVAERAGLPQGAFHYCFRSKDELFVALLDRELDASLGSAWDAVADTDDLGTGIAAALWAILNRVRSDPEYHLLTAELVDVAARTPGLEHVARREQLAYVEQADRLLRRWQESGRGPLTIGSRTLAEALVAASTGITSSWLSARDDEAAHASVALFASALARAAV; encoded by the coding sequence GTGCCGGTCGAGCCACGCAGGCCGCGCGCACACCGGCCCGCGGCCGAGCGCCGCGAGCAGCTGCTCGACGCCGCCGTCGAGGTCATGCGGGTGGGCGGCATCGGCGCGGCCACCACCCGGGCGGTCGCCGAGCGGGCCGGACTGCCGCAGGGCGCGTTCCACTACTGCTTCCGGTCCAAGGACGAGCTGTTCGTCGCGCTGCTGGACCGGGAGCTCGACGCGTCGCTGGGCAGCGCCTGGGACGCCGTGGCGGACACCGACGATCTCGGAACCGGCATCGCCGCGGCGCTGTGGGCGATCCTGAACCGGGTCCGGTCCGATCCGGAGTACCACCTGCTCACCGCGGAGCTGGTGGACGTCGCGGCGCGCACCCCCGGCCTCGAACACGTGGCCCGCCGGGAACAGCTCGCCTACGTCGAGCAGGCCGACCGATTGCTCCGCCGGTGGCAGGAGTCCGGTCGCGGCCCGCTGACGATCGGGTCCCGGACGCTGGCCGAGGCGCTCGTCGCGGCCTCGACCGGCATCACGTCGTCCTGGCTGAGCGCGCGTGACGACGAGGCGGCGCACGCCTCGGTGGCGTTGTTCGCCTCCGCGCTGGCGCGCGCCGCCGTCTGA
- a CDS encoding C40 family peptidase produces MPQRPTAPALRVAVVATTAAAAAALSVLPAATAAPAPGTSPDTTTTVTRDVTPAANALPISLTTAGNPAAQNVAAATDAATRAGQAVASRQAALSTAMAQVGKPYRWGATGPSAFDCSGLVSYAFSAAGKDVPRTSRAQASAGTSVSRSDLQPGDLVFFYSPVSHVGIYIGGGQIVHASTSGKPVKVDDMDRMPFNSARRI; encoded by the coding sequence GTGCCCCAGCGTCCCACCGCTCCGGCGCTCCGCGTCGCCGTCGTGGCCACCACTGCCGCCGCGGCCGCAGCCCTGTCCGTGCTTCCCGCCGCCACCGCGGCCCCGGCCCCGGGCACCTCTCCCGACACCACCACCACGGTGACCCGGGACGTCACGCCTGCCGCGAACGCCCTGCCGATCTCGCTCACGACCGCGGGCAACCCGGCCGCACAGAACGTCGCCGCCGCCACCGATGCCGCCACCCGGGCCGGCCAGGCCGTCGCCTCCCGCCAGGCGGCGCTGTCCACCGCGATGGCCCAGGTCGGCAAGCCCTACCGCTGGGGCGCCACCGGCCCGAGCGCCTTCGACTGCTCCGGCCTGGTCTCCTACGCGTTCTCCGCCGCCGGTAAGGACGTGCCGCGCACCAGCCGCGCACAGGCGAGCGCCGGCACCTCGGTCAGCCGCTCCGACCTGCAGCCCGGTGACCTGGTCTTCTTCTACAGCCCGGTCTCGCACGTCGGCATCTACATCGGCGGCGGCCAGATCGTGCACGCCTCCACCAGCGGCAAGCCGGTGAAGGTCGACGACATGGACCGGATGCCGTTCAACTCCGCACGCCGGATCTGA
- a CDS encoding NUDIX hydrolase produces the protein MGDDAVVPDRVQQRLRERIEAALPVLPRRAATDAERSGKRSASVTMTLLPVPGATGDGPLAAEVAFVLTRRARSLRAHSGQWALPGGRLDAGETAEQAARREVAEEVGLELSPDRVLGLLDDYPTRSGYVITPVVLWAGGVGEPVPNPDEVAELHRLPLTEIDREPRFLTIPESDAPVIQVPLFDRYVHAPTGAVLHQFREVVLHGRPTRVAHLEQPVFAWR, from the coding sequence ATGGGCGACGACGCGGTGGTCCCGGACCGGGTGCAGCAGCGGCTGCGGGAACGGATCGAGGCGGCGCTGCCGGTGCTCCCGCGGCGCGCCGCGACCGACGCCGAACGGTCCGGGAAGCGGTCCGCATCGGTCACCATGACGCTGCTCCCGGTGCCCGGCGCGACCGGCGACGGCCCGCTCGCCGCCGAGGTCGCGTTCGTGCTCACCCGCCGGGCCCGGTCGCTGCGCGCGCACTCCGGGCAGTGGGCGCTGCCCGGCGGCCGGCTCGACGCCGGTGAGACGGCGGAACAGGCCGCCCGCCGGGAGGTCGCCGAGGAGGTCGGGCTGGAGCTCAGCCCGGACCGGGTGCTGGGCCTGCTCGACGACTACCCCACCCGTTCCGGCTATGTGATCACGCCGGTGGTGCTCTGGGCGGGCGGCGTCGGGGAGCCGGTACCGAACCCGGACGAGGTGGCGGAGCTGCACCGGCTCCCGCTGACCGAGATCGACCGCGAACCCCGGTTCCTGACCATCCCGGAGTCCGACGCCCCGGTGATCCAGGTCCCGCTGTTCGACCGCTACGTACACGCCCCCACCGGGGCGGTGCTGCACCAGTTCCGGGAGGTCGTGCTGCACGGGCGGCCGACCAGGGTGGCGCACCTGGAACAGCCGGTGTTCGCCTGGCGGTGA
- a CDS encoding deoxyribonuclease IV, whose protein sequence is MQIGAHVRDAEDPLAAAEEVGAEVIQLFLSDPQGWKKPPPHPRAAELAASEVAVVVHAPYVANVASTNNRIRIPSRKIVQQHLAGAAEVGAFGLVVHGGHVTSGEDPATGVDNWRKFVERQAGEHGFEVPVLIENTAGGDRAMARRFDALGRLWDAVGEFGVGFCLDTCHAFAGGEELSGIVARAKAITGRIDLIHLNDSRDEFDSARDRHANIGSGTIPPDELAAVVAEAGAPVVVETPADGQAADIAFLREHARG, encoded by the coding sequence ATGCAGATCGGAGCACACGTCCGCGACGCCGAGGACCCGCTGGCCGCGGCCGAGGAGGTGGGGGCCGAGGTGATCCAGCTCTTCCTCTCCGACCCGCAGGGCTGGAAGAAGCCGCCGCCGCACCCGCGGGCCGCCGAGCTGGCCGCCTCCGAGGTCGCGGTGGTGGTGCACGCCCCGTACGTCGCGAACGTGGCGTCGACGAACAACCGCATCCGGATCCCGTCGCGCAAGATCGTGCAGCAGCACCTGGCGGGCGCGGCGGAGGTCGGCGCGTTCGGCCTCGTCGTGCACGGCGGTCACGTCACCTCCGGCGAGGACCCGGCGACCGGCGTCGACAACTGGCGCAAGTTCGTCGAACGGCAGGCCGGCGAGCACGGTTTCGAGGTGCCGGTCCTGATCGAGAACACCGCGGGCGGCGACCGCGCGATGGCCCGTCGTTTCGATGCGCTCGGCCGGCTGTGGGATGCGGTGGGCGAGTTCGGCGTCGGGTTCTGCCTGGACACCTGTCACGCGTTCGCCGGCGGCGAGGAGCTCTCCGGGATCGTGGCGCGGGCAAAGGCGATCACCGGCCGGATCGACCTGATCCACCTGAACGACTCGCGCGACGAGTTCGACTCGGCACGCGACCGGCACGCCAACATCGGCTCGGGCACGATCCCGCCCGACGAGCTGGCCGCCGTCGTCGCCGAGGCGGGGGCGCCGGTGGTGGTGGAGACCCCGGCCGACGGACAGGCCGCCGACATCGCGTTCCTCCGGGAGCACGCGCGGGGCTGA
- a CDS encoding transglycosylase domain-containing protein translates to MNDERDPRRTPPPGPPPPPGRPLPPPAPRPGAGPRRPGPQGPPPGPPPGRPGPNPRPGPPGPPPPGPPPGPPAAQPPPAQPRPVPQAPPQQSPPPLLTHDSGIGHFGAVPYGAQQAPPSPPQRSGPTRGGAAAAAPGRTGGPPGPPGRGDGRRPGGDGGDGGKPRRRRRLRNWLIAAAGVSLLGPLIAFAIGWLIFPVPAADDIAVTQVATFTYADGDPLATVRPDNVNRTSVTLDRIPVPVQQAVLAAEDRTFFSNPGFDISGIGRAVINQLTGGIGGGSTITQQYIKVTTGNDQFSLFRKFREVVLAAKMSKEMTKEQILENYLNAIYLGRGTYGVQAASQAYFGKDVSDLNVSEGAMLAGLIQSPSRWDPAKNPDVSEQRWNFVLDGMVGQNWLSQAERDQQQFPQWNEASAGEGGGIPGDDRGHIYNAARGELEALGISETELNTQGLTVTTTIDPAAQEQAADAVAKSLDGQPDNLRSSLVSVDPKTGAIIAYYGGENGVGLDYAAVLKQPGSSFKPFVVAAALQAADPIGLGTTYDGSSPQTLAGTRVTNSEGVSCGNCSVKEAMTKSINTVFYRMGLDVGPAKVAEAAHQAGIPADLLPEPTGGISLGDREVHPKDMAAAYATFAADGVKRAPFLVSKVTANDGRVIYDRGATDNGEQVMDPEVARNVTESMTDVAGSSRIALNGGRPVAAKTGTVQSSVEGQNNDAWTVGYTPSVSTAVWVGTDDNSPIRNSSGGAIFGRMLPGQIWQSFMNDVLRGTPAEQFSGFQPIGQAPPARSAATDNDRGDDSSSSEESTEPSREPENDRDRNGDEDSGRGDSGGDSGADSGDDRGGRDRGGDRNPFENGDPFSDGGGRPDSGGGQDGSDPNGGGG, encoded by the coding sequence GTGAACGACGAGCGTGACCCCCGACGCACCCCGCCACCCGGACCGCCGCCTCCCCCCGGTCGCCCACTCCCCCCACCGGCTCCCCGTCCCGGCGCCGGGCCCCGACGTCCCGGCCCCCAGGGCCCGCCCCCCGGCCCGCCGCCCGGCCGCCCGGGTCCGAACCCGCGCCCCGGCCCGCCCGGACCGCCGCCGCCCGGCCCGCCACCGGGCCCGCCGGCTGCCCAGCCGCCGCCCGCACAGCCCCGGCCGGTCCCACAGGCGCCTCCCCAGCAGTCGCCTCCCCCGCTGCTGACCCACGACTCCGGCATCGGTCACTTCGGCGCGGTCCCGTACGGCGCCCAGCAGGCTCCGCCGTCCCCGCCACAGCGATCCGGCCCGACCCGCGGCGGCGCCGCGGCCGCGGCGCCGGGGCGCACCGGCGGCCCGCCCGGGCCGCCCGGGCGCGGCGACGGCCGCCGCCCCGGCGGCGACGGTGGTGACGGCGGCAAGCCGCGCCGCAGGCGACGGCTCCGGAACTGGCTGATCGCCGCCGCCGGGGTCTCCCTGCTCGGGCCGCTGATCGCCTTCGCGATCGGCTGGCTGATCTTCCCGGTGCCGGCCGCCGACGACATCGCGGTCACCCAGGTGGCGACGTTCACCTACGCCGACGGCGACCCGCTCGCGACCGTGCGTCCGGACAACGTGAACCGCACCAGCGTCACCCTGGACCGGATCCCGGTGCCCGTGCAGCAGGCGGTGCTGGCCGCCGAGGACCGGACCTTCTTCTCCAATCCCGGCTTCGACATCTCCGGCATCGGCCGGGCGGTGATCAACCAGCTCACCGGCGGCATCGGCGGCGGCTCGACGATCACCCAGCAGTACATCAAGGTGACCACCGGCAACGACCAGTTCTCGCTGTTCCGCAAGTTCCGCGAGGTGGTGCTCGCGGCGAAGATGTCCAAGGAGATGACCAAGGAACAGATCCTGGAGAACTACCTGAACGCGATCTACCTGGGCCGCGGGACCTACGGCGTGCAGGCGGCGAGCCAGGCCTACTTCGGCAAGGACGTGTCCGACCTGAACGTCTCCGAGGGCGCGATGCTCGCCGGGCTGATCCAGTCGCCGTCGCGCTGGGACCCGGCGAAGAACCCCGACGTGTCCGAGCAGCGCTGGAACTTCGTGCTCGACGGCATGGTGGGACAGAACTGGCTCAGCCAGGCCGAGCGCGACCAGCAGCAGTTCCCGCAGTGGAACGAGGCGTCCGCCGGCGAGGGCGGCGGAATCCCCGGCGACGACCGGGGTCACATCTACAACGCCGCCCGCGGCGAGCTGGAGGCGCTCGGGATCTCCGAGACCGAGCTCAACACCCAGGGCCTCACGGTGACCACGACGATCGACCCGGCTGCCCAGGAACAGGCCGCCGATGCGGTGGCCAAGAGCCTGGACGGTCAGCCCGACAACCTGCGATCGTCGCTGGTCTCGGTCGACCCGAAGACGGGCGCGATCATCGCCTACTACGGCGGCGAGAACGGCGTCGGGCTGGACTACGCCGCGGTGCTGAAGCAGCCCGGCTCGTCGTTCAAGCCGTTCGTGGTGGCGGCTGCACTGCAGGCCGCCGATCCGATCGGCCTCGGCACCACCTACGACGGGTCGTCGCCGCAGACGCTGGCCGGCACCAGGGTCACCAATTCCGAGGGCGTGAGCTGCGGGAACTGCTCGGTCAAGGAGGCGATGACCAAGTCGATCAACACGGTGTTCTACCGGATGGGCCTCGACGTCGGCCCGGCGAAGGTCGCCGAGGCCGCGCACCAGGCCGGTATCCCCGCCGACCTGCTGCCGGAGCCGACCGGCGGTATCTCGCTCGGCGACCGTGAGGTGCACCCGAAGGACATGGCGGCGGCCTACGCGACGTTCGCCGCGGACGGCGTGAAGCGCGCACCGTTCCTGGTCAGCAAGGTCACCGCGAACGACGGCCGGGTGATCTACGACCGCGGCGCGACGGACAACGGCGAGCAGGTCATGGATCCGGAGGTCGCGCGCAACGTCACCGAGTCGATGACCGACGTCGCGGGCTCGTCGCGGATCGCGCTCAACGGCGGCCGTCCGGTCGCCGCGAAGACCGGCACCGTGCAGAGCTCGGTCGAGGGACAGAACAACGACGCGTGGACCGTCGGCTACACGCCGTCGGTGTCCACCGCCGTCTGGGTCGGCACCGACGACAACTCGCCGATCCGGAACTCCTCCGGCGGCGCGATCTTCGGCCGGATGCTGCCCGGGCAGATCTGGCAGTCGTTCATGAACGACGTGCTGCGTGGCACCCCGGCCGAGCAGTTCTCCGGCTTCCAGCCGATCGGGCAGGCCCCGCCGGCCCGCAGCGCCGCCACCGACAACGACCGGGGCGACGACTCGTCCTCGTCCGAGGAGAGCACCGAGCCGAGCCGGGAACCGGAGAACGACCGGGACCGCAACGGCGACGAGGACTCCGGCCGCGGCGATTCCGGCGGCGATTCCGGCGCTGACTCCGGCGACGACCGGGGCGGCCGTGACCGGGGCGGCGACCGCAACCCGTTCGAGAACGGCGACCCGTTCTCCGACGGCGGCGGCCGCCCGGACTCCGGCGGAGGGCAGGACGGGTCCGACCCGAACGGCGGTGGGGGCTGA
- a CDS encoding GNAT family N-acetyltransferase, whose translation MITVSPAAPVDVEEATAVLAGAFRDDPVMSAFVGGDPDERERRLTHLLGVLVRTGLSSGAVDLARAEEGPAVLGVAVWSAPGNRDDGLLHTIRNIGSYLRAFGPGGLRRAARLQRAIDSARPGEAHWYLGAIGATPAGRGRGIGSALLRARLETIEAPAYLEASTERSAALYARFGFDRIGTVAGFPEPVRPVAMWRPGAPVRPGRSGS comes from the coding sequence GTGATCACCGTCAGCCCGGCCGCGCCCGTCGACGTCGAAGAGGCCACCGCCGTGCTGGCCGGTGCGTTCCGGGACGATCCGGTCATGTCGGCGTTCGTCGGCGGGGATCCCGACGAACGGGAGAGGCGCTTGACCCACCTGCTCGGCGTGCTGGTGCGGACCGGGCTGAGCTCCGGTGCGGTCGACCTGGCCCGCGCCGAGGAGGGCCCGGCGGTACTCGGGGTCGCGGTCTGGTCGGCGCCGGGGAACCGCGACGACGGCCTGCTGCACACCATTCGCAACATCGGGTCGTACCTGCGTGCCTTCGGCCCCGGCGGGCTGCGCCGCGCGGCGCGGTTGCAGCGCGCCATCGACTCCGCCCGTCCGGGCGAGGCGCACTGGTATCTCGGAGCGATCGGTGCGACCCCCGCCGGCCGCGGCCGGGGGATCGGGTCCGCGCTGCTGCGTGCCCGCCTGGAGACGATCGAGGCGCCCGCCTACCTGGAGGCGTCGACCGAGCGCAGTGCCGCGCTGTACGCGCGGTTCGGTTTCGATCGGATCGGCACGGTCGCCGGCTTCCCGGAGCCGGTGCGGCCGGTCGCGATGTGGCGGCCGGGTGCGCCGGTGCGGCCGGGCCGATCGGGAAGCTGA
- a CDS encoding glycosyltransferase family 87 protein — MLLLAVVVLALSWLGKAACLQEYRTADGVLALDWRNDRQYVAMCYSDTVPLYGLEGLADDGVPYRDAWFETRSDGTRVERWMEYPVLTGFFQYLNAQLTDGWQWLAERMPLPTALDVVVYFNVTAFWLAAAWLTVVWAVLRLRPERPWDAALVALSPLALVHVFTNFDALTVALATGALLALRRDRPGWAGVLIGLGAAAKLYPLLLLVPIVLVGWRRRSSGGLVRAAWATGAAAAAWVAVNLPVALAWPRGWAEFFLLNRTRPADPDSIWYALSWFTGWAGFDGQLADGRAPAVLNAVTAVLMVLAVAAIAWLALRAPQPPAVAELAFLCVAAFLLVNKVWSPQYSLWLVPLAVLAIPRWRLLLGWMVVDALVWVPRMYQYLGVADKGLPMEPFLVTVLIRDAVVVGLCVVVVRQILRRAPDTGADPVWPTAPRVAARV; from the coding sequence GTGCTGCTGCTCGCCGTCGTCGTGCTGGCGCTGAGCTGGCTGGGCAAGGCGGCGTGCCTGCAGGAGTACCGCACCGCCGACGGCGTGCTGGCGCTCGACTGGCGCAACGACCGTCAGTACGTGGCGATGTGCTACTCCGACACGGTCCCGCTCTACGGCTTGGAGGGGCTCGCCGACGACGGCGTCCCCTATCGCGACGCCTGGTTCGAGACCCGGTCCGACGGCACCCGGGTGGAGCGCTGGATGGAGTACCCGGTGCTCACCGGGTTCTTCCAGTACCTCAACGCGCAGCTCACCGATGGATGGCAGTGGCTGGCCGAGCGGATGCCGCTGCCGACCGCGCTGGACGTCGTCGTCTACTTCAACGTGACGGCGTTCTGGCTGGCGGCCGCCTGGCTCACGGTGGTCTGGGCGGTGCTGCGACTACGGCCGGAACGTCCGTGGGACGCCGCGCTGGTCGCGCTGTCACCGCTGGCGCTGGTGCACGTCTTCACCAACTTCGACGCGCTCACCGTCGCGCTGGCCACCGGTGCCCTGCTGGCGCTGCGCCGGGACCGGCCGGGCTGGGCCGGTGTGCTGATCGGGCTCGGCGCCGCGGCGAAGCTCTATCCGCTGCTGCTCCTGGTGCCGATCGTGCTCGTCGGGTGGCGGCGGCGGTCCTCCGGCGGGCTGGTGCGGGCGGCCTGGGCGACCGGTGCCGCGGCCGCCGCCTGGGTGGCGGTGAACCTGCCGGTCGCGCTCGCCTGGCCCCGCGGCTGGGCCGAGTTCTTCCTGCTCAACCGCACGCGCCCGGCCGACCCGGACTCGATCTGGTACGCGCTGAGCTGGTTCACCGGCTGGGCCGGGTTCGACGGTCAGCTCGCCGACGGCCGGGCACCGGCCGTGCTGAACGCGGTCACCGCGGTGCTGATGGTGCTGGCCGTCGCCGCGATCGCGTGGCTGGCGCTGCGGGCGCCGCAGCCACCGGCCGTCGCCGAGCTCGCCTTCCTGTGCGTCGCGGCGTTCCTGCTGGTCAACAAGGTGTGGAGCCCGCAGTACTCGCTCTGGCTGGTGCCGCTCGCGGTGCTGGCGATCCCCCGCTGGCGGCTGCTGCTGGGCTGGATGGTGGTCGACGCGCTGGTCTGGGTGCCGCGGATGTACCAGTACCTCGGGGTGGCGGACAAGGGACTGCCGATGGAACCGTTCCTGGTCACCGTGCTGATCCGGGACGCGGTCGTGGTGGGGCTCTGCGTCGTCGTGGTGCGGCAGATCCTGCGGCGGGCTCCGGACACCGGTGCCGACCCGGTCTGGCCGACGGCGCCGCGGGTCGCCGCCCGGGTCTGA
- a CDS encoding PadR family transcriptional regulator, translating into MLEFAVLGLLQEGPLHGYELRKQLGRRLGGLRAFSYGSLYPALRRLLRAGLIAETGPDHLDPERAMSAGWSRRGRRVYRITAEGKERFGELLDDAGPQAWEDGSFGVHMAFFSRTPADTRLRILEGRRRAVEERRDGLRTALSRTGEQIDRYTRELHRLGLESSEREVRWLNELIAAENAEQLHETIPGHGAGTDAGPGSGGERQDETTGGA; encoded by the coding sequence GTGCTGGAGTTCGCCGTCCTCGGGCTGCTCCAGGAAGGCCCCTTGCACGGCTACGAGCTGCGCAAGCAGCTCGGCAGGCGACTGGGTGGTCTGCGAGCATTCTCCTACGGCTCGCTCTACCCGGCGTTGCGCAGGTTGCTGCGGGCCGGGCTGATCGCCGAGACCGGACCGGATCACCTCGACCCCGAGCGCGCGATGAGCGCCGGTTGGTCCCGGCGCGGCCGCCGCGTCTACCGGATCACCGCCGAGGGCAAGGAGCGGTTCGGCGAGCTGCTCGACGACGCGGGACCCCAGGCATGGGAGGACGGCAGCTTCGGCGTGCACATGGCGTTCTTCTCACGGACCCCGGCCGACACCCGGCTGCGGATCCTGGAGGGACGCCGCCGGGCGGTGGAGGAGCGCCGCGACGGCCTGCGCACCGCGCTGAGCCGGACCGGGGAACAGATCGACCGCTACACCCGCGAGCTGCACCGCCTCGGGCTGGAGAGCTCCGAGCGCGAGGTGCGCTGGCTGAACGAGCTGATCGCGGCCGAGAACGCCGAGCAGCTGCACGAGACCATCCCCGGCCACGGCGCCGGAACGGACGCCGGACCCGGGTCCGGCGGGGAACGACAGGACGAGACAACAGGAGGAGCCTGA
- a CDS encoding SDR family oxidoreductase, with the protein MTASHRPLALITGASQGIGAAVARQLAPRYDLILGGRDEDRLAAVADELTGAGPGAVRTLAVELTDDEALAGALAGIERLDALVHSAGTGELGTVEETSAAVWRRQFDVNVVAVAEATRLLLPALRAAGSDGGADIVLVNSGAGITAKPGWGSYAASKFALRAFGDALRAEEAAHGIRVTSVHPGRVDTAMQRAVVAHEGGEYDGSRFLRPESVAAAVLAALTASRDAHLTELMVRPQG; encoded by the coding sequence ATGACCGCTTCGCACCGTCCGCTCGCCCTGATCACCGGTGCCTCCCAGGGCATCGGCGCCGCCGTCGCCCGGCAGCTCGCACCGCGCTACGACCTGATCCTCGGCGGGCGCGACGAGGATCGGCTGGCCGCGGTCGCCGACGAGCTGACCGGTGCGGGCCCGGGCGCCGTGCGCACCCTGGCGGTCGAGCTCACCGACGACGAGGCGCTGGCCGGGGCGCTGGCCGGGATCGAGCGGCTCGACGCGCTGGTGCACTCCGCGGGCACCGGCGAGCTCGGGACCGTCGAGGAGACCTCCGCTGCGGTGTGGCGCAGGCAGTTCGACGTCAACGTCGTCGCGGTCGCCGAGGCCACCCGGCTGCTGCTGCCCGCGCTGCGCGCCGCCGGTTCCGACGGCGGGGCCGACATCGTGCTGGTGAACTCGGGCGCCGGCATCACCGCCAAGCCCGGCTGGGGCTCCTACGCGGCCAGCAAGTTCGCGCTGCGTGCATTCGGCGACGCGCTGCGCGCCGAGGAGGCTGCGCACGGTATCCGGGTCACCTCGGTGCACCCCGGCCGGGTGGACACCGCGATGCAGCGGGCGGTCGTGGCGCACGAGGGCGGCGAGTACGACGGCTCGCGGTTCCTGCGGCCGGAGTCGGTCGCGGCCGCCGTGCTCGCCGCACTGACCGCGAGCCGGGACGCGCACCTCACCGAGCTGATGGTGCGGCCGCAGGGCTGA
- a CDS encoding inositol-3-phosphate synthase: MSQVRVAVVGVGNCAASLVQGVHYYADADPSTQVPGLMHVDFGGYHVRDVTFVAAFDVDAKKVGHDLADAISASENNTIKIADVPPLGVTVQRGPTLDGLGLFYRETITESDDEPVDVAQALRDAGADVLVSYLPVGSEDADRHYAQAALDAGVAFVNALPVFIASDPEWAEKFRAAGVPIVGDDIKSQVGATITHRVLATLFEDRGVQLDRTMQLNVGGNMDFLNMKELDRLESKKVSKTQAVTSQVDRDMGKGNVHIGPSDYVAWLDDRKWAYVRLEGRAFGDVPLNLEYKLEVWDSPNSAGIIIDAVRAAKIAKDRGIGGPLLSASSYFMKSPPEQYRDSVARDKVEAFIQGEIDS; the protein is encoded by the coding sequence ATGAGCCAGGTTCGGGTCGCGGTCGTCGGCGTGGGTAACTGCGCGGCGTCGCTGGTCCAGGGTGTCCACTACTACGCGGACGCCGACCCGTCGACCCAGGTCCCCGGCCTGATGCACGTCGACTTCGGTGGGTACCACGTCCGGGACGTGACGTTCGTGGCCGCGTTCGACGTCGACGCCAAGAAGGTAGGCCACGACCTCGCCGACGCCATCTCGGCCAGCGAGAACAACACGATCAAGATCGCGGACGTGCCGCCGCTCGGGGTGACCGTGCAGCGCGGACCGACCCTGGACGGTCTCGGTCTCTTCTACCGGGAGACCATCACCGAGTCCGACGACGAGCCGGTCGACGTCGCGCAGGCGCTGCGCGACGCGGGCGCCGACGTGCTGGTCTCCTACCTGCCCGTGGGCAGCGAGGACGCGGACCGGCACTACGCCCAGGCCGCACTCGACGCCGGCGTCGCGTTCGTCAACGCGCTGCCGGTGTTCATCGCATCGGATCCGGAGTGGGCGGAGAAGTTCCGCGCCGCGGGCGTGCCGATCGTCGGCGACGACATCAAGTCCCAGGTCGGCGCGACCATCACCCACCGGGTGCTGGCGACGCTGTTCGAGGACCGCGGGGTGCAGCTCGACCGCACCATGCAGCTCAACGTGGGCGGGAACATGGACTTCCTGAACATGAAGGAGCTGGATCGCCTGGAGTCCAAGAAGGTCTCCAAGACCCAGGCCGTCACCTCGCAGGTCGACCGGGACATGGGCAAGGGCAACGTGCACATCGGCCCGTCCGACTACGTCGCCTGGCTGGACGACCGCAAGTGGGCCTACGTCCGCCTGGAGGGCCGGGCGTTCGGCGACGTGCCGCTGAACCTGGAGTACAAGCTCGAGGTCTGGGACTCGCCGAACTCGGCCGGGATCATCATCGACGCCGTCCGCGCGGCCAAGATCGCCAAGGACCGCGGCATCGGCGGACCGCTGCTGTCGGCGTCGAGCTACTTCATGAAGTCGCCGCCGGAGCAGTACCGCGACTCCGTCGCGCGGGACAAGGTGGAGGCCTTCATCCAGGGCGAGATCGACAGCTGA
- a CDS encoding DUF5318 family protein codes for MLSPRQVVDYALQRRALLADVRAGRVEPEEVCDAGAYLQRAARFHGRKVEETCPVCRKDQLAQVSWVFGEALRHISGSARSIDDLEQLAAHHREFTVHVVEVCRTCRWNHLVRSFVLGTGRPRGGRRTAGG; via the coding sequence GTGCTCAGCCCGCGACAGGTGGTGGACTACGCCCTGCAGCGCCGCGCGCTGCTGGCCGACGTCCGTGCCGGTCGGGTCGAACCCGAGGAGGTGTGCGACGCCGGTGCCTACCTCCAGCGCGCCGCCAGGTTCCACGGGAGGAAGGTCGAGGAGACCTGCCCGGTCTGCCGCAAGGACCAGCTCGCCCAGGTCTCCTGGGTGTTCGGCGAGGCGCTGCGGCACATCTCCGGCTCGGCCCGCTCCATCGACGATCTGGAGCAACTCGCGGCGCACCACCGCGAGTTCACCGTGCACGTGGTCGAGGTGTGCCGGACCTGCCGGTGGAACCACCTGGTCCGCTCGTTCGTCCTCGGTACCGGCCGCCCCCGCGGCGGCCGCCGGACAGCGGGTGGTTGA